One genomic segment of Chelmon rostratus isolate fCheRos1 chromosome 22, fCheRos1.pri, whole genome shotgun sequence includes these proteins:
- the nopchap1 gene encoding uncharacterized protein C12orf45 homolog — MSPKTHRVSCKMELNIKKTSSQALLSCGNGGGLSEKLLLKPKAGSSLQTERVPRSSVLERLQSFLPQMAEANEKLKQQMEEAPAGCFDIECVEEAQKVIEMDVALVELSGSDSDTEDEEETSDSEGESNSGEESEITEQNLKLPGDRGKKKANIQVVDQQGE; from the exons ATGTCGCCGAAAACACATCGTGTTTCGTGTAAAATGGAATTAAACATCAAGAAAACGAGTTCCCAGGCTTTGCTGTCATGTGGCAACGGAggag GTCTCAGTGAGAAACTTCTCCTCAAGCCAAAAGCTGGCAGCtccctgcagacagagagagtccCGAGAAGCAGCG tgttggaGCGGCTGCAGAGCTTCCTGCCTCAGATGGCCGAGGCCAATGAGAAGTtgaagcagcagatggaggaagCTCCTGCTGGATGCTTTGACATAGAGTGTGTGGAGGAGGCGCAGAAGGTCATAGAGATG GACGTAGCACTGGTGGAGCTCAGTGGGTCCGACAGCGAcacagaagatgaagaggagactTCAGACTCTGAGGGGGAATCAAACTCTGGTGAGGAGAGTGAGATAACAGAGCAAAACCTCAAATTACCTGGAGACAGAGGCAAGAAGAAGGCCAACATCCAGGTTGTCGATCAACAGGGAGAGTAG